GCCGTTAGCATGCCCCGCACCACACCTGCCATCATCTTGCCCAGATACAAGGCCAGGGGATGGACGGGGTACAGCAGCATCTCCTCGAAGGTCTTGGTGAATAGGCGGTCGCCACAGATGGAGAAGGTGGTGCCGCCAAAGCTAATCACCATGGAGGACAATGCCACCATGCCGGGCAGGATGAACTCCAGATAGCTATCACCGGCACTGGGGGTGCTCACCCGGTCGATGGCATTGCCCAGGCCCAGACCAAAGGCCAGGATGTAAATCAAGGGCGACACCAACCCAGAAGCCGCCACTTGGGGAATCCGCACCCGCAGCTCTAGCCAGTCTCCCCAAAACACCGTGAGGCTGTCGCGCCAGAGGGTCTGTAGAGGAGTCCTAATGGTCCGGCGATGGCGGCCAGGGCGGACCAGGCGGTGTTCGGCATCCACGGTCATAATTTGTAATCTTTGTTCATCTTTAAATGTACTGTAACTGTACAGTAATCACGGCAGGGGTGAGTAGTGTAGCTGGGCGGTAGATGTGAGCTGGGGGCATGCCCTAACCTCGGCGGGGGATGGGTAGAGGCATAGGCCGGTGTGGAGCCGGTGGCTGAGAGCTGCCATACTAAGGATAATCACGATCGATATAAAGGGGGCTGGGCATGAAAACCGGATCGCGCCCTACTAACAATTGGCGTCGACTGCTGATGGCGAGTATGCCGCTCATCGCGGGCGTGCTAAGTGGGGCCACCCTGCCCCCATCAGCTGCTGAGCCGGTGCAGCCCCAGTTGCGGGCGGATATTATTATCAATGCGCCGATTATTGTCCATCCCAGAGACCGGCTACCGCAGCAGCGGGTGCGGGTCCAATTCGTCGCCCTAGGCGATGATTGGGGGGCTGTCTATTTAGATAATCGGTTACTCTATCGACCGGGTAATTTCGATCGACGGCAAGAATTTTGGTTAGAGCCCGGCAGCTATCGCCTAGAGATCACCGGGATCACTCGCTTCGAAGTCTGGGATTCGGGCTACCTCGATGTGGGCCGCGATGATGCCCACGTGCTGGTGGTGACGTTTTCGAAGCAAGCCGGGGTGGTGCGAGTGGCCGGGGATGCGGCGGCGTGGATCCCGGATCAATAGCCCGGCTCAATAGTAGACCATACTGACTGACTATCGTATGGGGACTCCTTACGCCTGGCTGGAGAAGGCGCTGGCAACCATCCATCGGGCTGACTGGTATCGCTCGCTGCGTCCTATCGAGGGTAAACCCGGCCCCGTGGTCCAGCGCGATGGGCGGGCGGTGATTAATTTCGCCAGCAATGATTACTTGGGGTTGGCGGCAGATCCGCGCCTGGCGGCAGCGGCGATCGCCGCCATTCATGACTATGGTACCGGCAGCACTGGCTCTCGGTTGCTCAGTGGCCATCGCCCGTTGCATCGGCAGCTGGAAGCTGCGATCGCAACCTTAAAACAGACAGACGATGCCCTGGTGTTCAGCTCTGGCTATTTGGCCAACCTAGGCACCATCACCGCCTTGGTGGGCCAGCGGGATCTGATCATGGCCGACCAATATAATCACTCCAGCCTGAAACAAGGAGCCCGCCTCAGTGGTGCCACCGTCATCGACTATGGCCACAACGACACAGCCGCCCTACAGCATCACCTCAACCACCATCGGCAGCACCATCGGCGCTGCCTCATTCTCACCGACAGCGTGTTCAGCATGGATGGAGACATTTGTCCCCTGCCAGCCCTGCTCGACCTGGCGGCAACCTATGACAGCATGGTGATGATAGATGAGGCCCACGGTACTGGAGTGCTCGGTCCCAGGGGGGCTGGCGTCGTGGATCATTTTGGCTGTACCGGGGCGCCCCTAATTCAGATGGGCACCTTGAGCAAGGCCCTGGGTAGCCTGGGGGGCTATGTGGCCGGCTCGGCTTCCCTAATAGACTTTCTCCGCAATCGAGCCGCTAGTTGGATTTACACCACCGGCCTCACCCCAGCCGATACGGCGGCAGCCCTAGCCGCCCTCGATATCGTGGCGGCAGAACCAGAGCGGCGGCAGCAACTCTGGCGGAATGTTGACTATCTAAAGCAACGTCTGGGGCAACAGGTGGTCGATGGGCCAGAGGCTGGGGTGGGCATGCAACTGCTGCCGTCGGACTCACCGATTCTTTGCCTAACTGTACCCGATGCTGCTACGGCAGTTGCTCTGGCTGCAGAGTTGCAAACCCATGGCTGCTATGTCTCAGCGGTGCGTCCTCCCACCGCCCCAACCAGTCGGTTGCGACTGACGGTCATGGCCAGCCACGCGTTGCCTCAACTGGAGCACCTGGTTCAGGCCTTGAGTCACTGCTGGTTACAGCACTGATGACATCGCCAGGGTTAGTAATCCTCTGGCAAGACCCATTTGGGTGGCGTCGTGGCCCGCTCCATCATCTTCTTGCGCACGGCTTCGTCAGCCATGGCCAGCATGTCTTCTAGGGGAGTATCATCGATAAACTTAGTGGCTTGCTCGGTGTACTTCAGGTTGGGGCACTTATCCCCTAGCACACAGCCATTCACACAGGCTTCGGCGCAGTTGATCGACTCCATGGTGTTCTCTCCCTACTGCATCGACAGGGTAGACTCGAACCCAGTGTGTGGAATTGCCTGTCGAGCCTGTCCCTCTGGGATTGTAACAAGTGGGGCTGCCTCGCAGCTGCAGCTGGGGCTCATAGACCCTGCAGCCGCTGTTGCAGCTTGGCCAGGGTACGCTGCCACCGTAATCGCAGGAGACGTCTGGCCGTGAGGGGAGCAATGGTGAGGGAGTAATGGCCGTCGAAAAAGTGGTTGATGTCTTGGAGAATCACCTCTAACCGGTGTACTAGCGCCTGGAAGCGGTAGGGGGCTAGGTCTGTTTCGGTTAATCCCAACCGGGTGGGGCTGGTTAGGGCCTGCCGGATGCGGGCCACATCGTAGTCGACGGAGCAGCCAGCGATTTTGTAGCTATTGAAGCCAGGATCGAGATAGTCGGCCAGGGAGCTATTCACGCTAGAAAAGACCTGACAGCCGCAGGCCATGGCTTCTAGGGGAGGCAGGCCGAAGCCTTCAGTCAATCGAGCCTGGGCCCAGTACTCGGCGGAGTCATACAGGTACAGGTGACTGCGGTTGAAGAGGTCGGCTAGATCGGCCACATAGCCATCCAGCAGCACCAGGTTGCACTGATCCTGTAGGGCCGGTACCAACTGCTTCAGCAGGTATTCTGAGGACTTACGGACCTGCACCAGCACATCAATGTCACGCGGTTGGTGGCGATTCTGGAACTCATGGGAAATTAGGTTGGGCAGGTAATATAGCAGTGCCTGGGGAGACTGCTGTCCCCAATAGCCCAGGGTGTTGCGACTGACGGTGATGATGGGTACAGTGGCCGGCAGTCGAAAGCCGTAGCCCGTACTGTGGGCATGGTAGATGGTGTGATGCGATCGCAACTGTCGGGCCAATTTAGGCACGTCAAAGCCCCAGCTGAGCACAAAAATCACGTCTTCCAGCTCAGATCTAGCCAGCACATCCTCTAAAAAGAGCGTATCCTTCTCCCGTTGGCGATAGGTAACCACCGCTGCCGTGCAAATCTGCTGGGCCAGGTTCAACGTCTTGAGTTCGGCCCAGAGTCCACCACAGGCGAAGCGACCGTAGGTACCAGGCAACAGAAAATACAGGGTTCTCATAGAGCCATGCCAGTCTGACTGTAAGCATCTTAGACGGCTTGTTGTTGATTCAAATCATTCGTCTCCTTGAGGGCATCTAAAAAGGCATAAACAGCCGGCGTGTGCAGGGCATCTCGCAGCAGCGAGGCCCCAATGGGTCGATAGACCGGCAACGGCAAGCGACAGACTTGCACGCCCTCTGGCACCGGTTCAGCCGCTAGCCGCGGCAGGATCGCAATGCCCAATCCCTGTTTCACCATGCTGGTCATGGTAGAGTCTTGACGAATGCGATAGCACACCTTCAGAGTATTCTCCATCTTCTGCAACTGTTCTTGGATGCGGGAATAGCAACTGTTGTGGGTAGAGGCAATCAAGGGAAGTCCCCTCAGGGTTTCCAGGGTGAGTTGGGCATCCCGCAGGCCCGAGTCAGGCGGTAACAGGGCCACATATTCGTCCTCGAGAATATGAACCGTCTCAAACTCGTCACCGCAGAGCATCTCTGCCACACAGATGTCGACATGCCCTTGCTGTAAGTGTCGTCGCAGTTGGTAAAGCTCGTCTAGTTCCGTAATCGTGACCGTGATATTCGGGTAGCGACTGTGGAGACGGGCGATGGCCACGGGCAATAGATGGGTGGCAACGCTGCGAAAGGCGGCGATACGAACAGTGCCCCCTTGCAGACCCTTAGAGTGGTCGGCTTCACTGACAATGCTGTCGAGTAACTTCAGCACCTGTTGGGCATGGGCAGTAATATTAGCCCCCACTGGCGTCAGCTGAGCCCCATGGCGGCCTCGCTGCAGCAACACCACCCCTAACTCGTCTTCCAGGGTCGAGATGGCGTGGCTCACCGTCGACTGTGTTATCTCTAACCGTAGGGCAGCCTCGCTGAAATTTCCTGCCTCGGCGACGGCAACTAACGCTCGTAACTGAGACAGCTTGAGCTTAGTAGGCAGCATAGATAGTCCCCAAATAATGACAGCGGCAAAGACCTTGACTGACCTATGAAGGGCATCGATGCTCCAGCCATCTCAGCTGTTGTGCTGTGGTCCTTTACCGCAGTGAACTGTGATCCGGAGATACCCTATCAATTCACCTTTGTAAACGCCTTCAGACTATCGTATCGGTTAGCGCAGAATACATCGATTTCTTGCATAGTTGCCATGCACGCCATGCGTAGGCACCGGCGTCACGTCTAGCTAGATTGAATCTAGAACACCACCAGCTGTTTCTCTGCGTCTGATTTCTCTGAGATCTATGGAAAGCAGCTGCCCGAGTGTCTCCTCTAGAGTCACTTTAGAGGGGTTGTGTGGTTCCCCGTGATTTACCGAAGACACACCACTGTAGGAGAGTGCATCATGAATAGACTACTGGATGCTAACGAGCTGCGCATTTGGAGCCGTCAACACGCTGGGTTACAAGTCTGGCATGCTTACGACCCTGTCACCGGTAAGCATCGCCGCTTCGCCTCCGAAGCAGACCTGAGAGACTGGATCGACCGCCGCTACTACGAGTAAGCTCAGGAACTCATCCGACAGGAGAGAACTCCCTAGGCACCTGATATCCTTTCCCTGACTCAGGACAACTGGAGGCCCCATCAGTGAACCCACTGACTATCTGAAGGAGACGCATGATGCGTCTCCTTCACTGTTTAGTGCTGCTTTAGTGCTGTTTGGGATGTGGCCAGGGGGTATCTAGGGTATTGCCCACCTTGTCGGCTAAGCCCTCAATCCAGCGTTCATCCTGTTTGGTATAGCTGCGGGGAGCATTGGCAGCCAAAATCATCACGCCTCGTCCCATGGGTTGACAGATGACGCCTTGGCTATTGGGTGGTAGGTAATCAAACTCCACCCGGCCCGGATATAGAGCCAGATTCACTAGATAAACGGCCTTGCCCGTCTGCAGTACCCGCTGCACGATAGAGCCTGGGGATACCTCCGCTTTGGGGCCTAAAATTCCTCGCCGCATCAGTACTTGGCCCTCGTAGTAGATCACCACTGACCGGGTCACCGTGTTGGTTAGGAGTAGGTGAGAGGCCCAAGCTAACTCGGTCTTGATGGCATCAGGTAGCTCCTGCCTCAACTCGAAGCCCTCCTCTCCCTGTAGTACAACCCTGTCTGGTGGCACCGGTTGCACCCGTTGCCAGAGTAATCCAGTCAAGATCAAGACGGCGCTAAGAATGATCCCGACGACGTCAGAGCGGGCTTGCGACGCCGTTAGTGTTGGCGTAGATAGACGATTCAAGAGCAGTAATGAACTGCCCAAAATTCCCACGCCGAAAGGCAGATACCGGAGAACACGATTGGGATCAGGAGAGGCCATGACCGGTCTGGCAATGTCGTTTGCAAGGTTGCTATAGTCAAGGCGCGCGCTTGCCCTGGGATAGGGATAGGGCCTTCCCAGACAATGGTCTGATGAATGACTACCGACTGACGCATTGAGTCATTGGTATCAGCGTCAGGTCAAGGGGGGACCAACTTACTAGTAAGCGGCACGCCGTTTCATCTAGTCTATCGTTGTCCAATGCTGCTATCCGTCCGGAAGGCTGAGCCTCCATGGTCTTAGGCAGGCGTATCCTCTGCATCCCAGGTTTCTGCTGGAACCGCTGTCTTCATAGTCTGCATTCGGTTGAGTCGCCCATGGTATCGCGTCGTGTTTGGGACAACCCCGTCTTCAACGTAGGACTAGTGTCATTACTGTTTGGCAATGTCTCTGCCCAGCCGTTGCGGCCTACTCGGCTGACCAGCGTTGAGCTAGTGCCACCCTGGCAGCAGTCTGCTTGGGTTGCCCGGTTAACGGCACCGGATCCGGCTGTGGAAGCTCTGGTGCAGTCCCATGTGGACCAATGGATAGCCCAGGGGTTGTCGGCGTCAGCCCAGGGCATTTGGATTCAAACCGGTGATACGGTGATTGCCCAGCATCAGGGGCATGTTCCCCTGGCGGCGGCGTCCCTGACCAAGTTGGCAACGACCCTAGCGGCCCTAACGACCTGGGACCCCACTCATGGCTTTACAACCCGCATCGGCTGGACGGGGCCGGTGGAAAATGGGGTGTTACGAGGAGATTTAATCATTCAGGCCGGGGGAGATCCCCTGTTTGTCTGGGAAGAGGCCTTTGCCCTGGGCAACACCATGGCTGAGATGGGGATTCGACGGATTGCTGGTGACCTGCGGATTCAAGGAAATTTTTCCATGAATTTTACGGCCGATGCCAGTCGGTCGGGACAATTGCTGCGGCAGGCCTGGATGCCATCCCAGTGGCCAGCGGAGGCTCGCCAGCAGTTTGCCACCTTGCCAGCTGGGACCGCCAAGCCTGCCATTCCCATCCAGGGTGATGTCCGAGTCGAGTCCATGGGCCAGGGTGATGCTGCTGACCTCTGGAGACTCTCCCATCGCTCGCTCCCCCTGGTGGCTCTGTTGAAGGCCATGAATATCTACAGCAATAATGTCATGGCTGACCAGATGGCGACAGCGGTTGGTGGGCCCCAGGCGCTGCAGCAAGCAGTGGTGGCCCACGCCGGGGTTCCAGCGGCGGAGGTGCGCTTGGTCAATGGCTCTGGCTTGGGGGAGGCTAATCAGCTGTCGGCCCGAGCTGTGGTGGCAATTTTGCAGGCGATTCAGGACCAGCTCCAGGCCGATGGCTTTGCCCTGCCAGATGTGTTGCCGATGGCAGGGCAAGATCAGGGTACGTTGTCCGGGCGGCAATTGCCCGGGGATGCTGCTGTGAAAACGGGGAGTTTGGCTCAGGTGAGTTCCCTGGCTGGGATATTTTCCAGTCAGCGGCGCGGGTGGGTATGGTTTGCCATTCTCAATCGAGGTAGTGATTTGGAAACCCTGCGGCAGCAACAGGATCAGCTGGTGTTGGATGTGCAGGCCCAGTGGGGGCAAGTTCCAGCAGGCGTTGCTGGCCAAGAGCGGGTGAGATTAAATCAAGATCCCTATAGACTGGGAGACCCCCGGCGGATTCAGCCGCTGTGATGGCTGGAGACTGAGTTTAATGAGGGCTAGGGCTGGATTAAGTGCTGGTGCAGGAGAGTGTGGCAATGTGCTGGGCAGCACCGGCGGTGCCCATGCGACGTAGACCATTGGCGCGAATGTCCTGCAGACGCTCTGGGTGCTGGAGCAGGGTTGCCAAGGCGGGGGCCACAGCGTCAGGATGCTCGACATATAGGATGGATGGCCCCAAGAGGCGAGCTTGGGTATCGGCGAAGCTGCGGGTAAATTGGGGGCCGTTACCGGGGAAGGTGATGACTGGTTTGCCTAGACCGGCACATTGTTCGGTGGCGGTACCAGCCATGGCTATGCCGACGTCGGCTAGATGTAGGCAGGCGGCGTAGGCATCTTGGCTCAGGCGCAGCCAACCCTGGCCCTGGGTATAGGTGGGATAGGGTTGGTCAGTGACAGGGCTCCAGTGGGCGGCGGTGAGGGCCTGTTGTAGCGGCTCTAGGGGTAAATCAGGTGCGATCGCACCTAGAAACCGCAGCGACCGTCCTGGAAAGTGCTGCAAAATCACGGCCACGGCCCGGACCATCTGGCGCCAATTTTCCATGGCCTCTGGTGCTCGAGATCCCGGCAAGAGAACCAGGGTGAGGGCATCGGGATGGTCAGGCCAGTGAGTGGTCAGGCGGGTGAGGGTGGCGGCATGGGGGTGCAGATTATCCATCATGGGGTTGCCGGCATACACCGCCGGGATGGCCCAGCGCCGCAACCATTGGGCCGTGAGCTGATCGCGAACACAGGCAATGCGGCAACGAGTATGCCCCATTAACCACCGCTCCCAAGGTAGATAGACCGATCCAGACCAGCCTTCAAACCAGGGGCGCTGGGGCAAGGGACCCCGCTCATCCCGGAGGAAATACTCCGACTTCGCCGTCCCCACGAAGCCGTAGGAGAGGCCACTGCCCCAGGCGGCGGCTAGGGGGACCACATCGCCAATGGCCAGGACATAATCTCCGTGGGACCGCCACTGCCACAGCGCCTGGAGCTGTCGCCACGCTAACGACGCTAGCCCGCCTCGCAGATCACGGGCCAGTTGGCGCCCATCCATATAGATGAACCCCCCCGAGGGTAAGGATTGGGTTGGCCCCAGGATCGGGGATCTGAGCCTGGCCATAGGCCTTGCCCTCTCCCACCAGTGGCAACGCCCATACCTGTAGGGAACGAGACCCTTGGCGCGCAATGCCTTGATGATGCTGGCGGCGATGCCATCTTCGCCATGGCCATTGCTAATACACAGGAGCTTCAGGGGCCGGTTGGCCTCATCGCAGCAAAGGATATGTCACTCTAAGAGGGTACTGGAAAAGGACTCAGACTCTCATGTGGCAGGGTCCGATACCTGTTACGTTAGCTTTCATGACTGGCTGACTTGGCGGTGGTCTACGCTAAAGGTCGGCCAGTCGCTGCCCGTTTCTGGTTGCTCTATGCCTAAACGTCTGCTGTTCCTAAGTAACGGCCATGGAGAGGATCTCAATGCCAGTTTAGTCCTCGCGGCACTGCGGCAGCTGGCTCCAGAGGTCGATGTGGCGGCATTACCCATTGTGGGTGAGGGGCAAGCGTATCAACAGCTAGGGGTTCCCATCATTGGACCGACCCAGCAGTTGCCCTCCGGGGGCTTTCTGTACATCAATGTGTTGCGCCTGCTCAATCCCTGCAACTGGCAGCGGGATCTCAACCCCATCAATCTGGTGCGAGATCTCTTCTCGGGGCTGATTAGCCTCACCTGGGGACAGTTGCAGGCTGTCCGTCGGTATGGCCGCCATTGTGACTTGGTGTTGGCCACCGGAGACGTGGTCCCCATCCTGTTTGCCTATCTCACCGGGCGACCTTTTGTGGCGTTTCTGGTATCGATGTCTAGCTATTACGAAGGGCGGTTGAAATTACCCTGGCTGGCCCAGGCTTGCTTGCGATCGCATCGGTGTCGCCTGATTCTAACCCGCGATGCCTTCACCGCCAAAGACTTACAGCGACGGGGAATGGGCAAAGCTCGTTTCGCCGGCTATCCGATCATGGATGTATTACAGCCGACGGGACGTTCCCTAAAGCGACAGCCCGGCATGGCCACCATAGCCCTATTACCAGGCAGCCGTTTGCCCGAAGCCCATCACAACTTTGCCCTGCAGCTAAAGCTGTGTGACGCCATCGTCACCCAGTACGGCACCGTCCAATTTGAAGCGGCGCTAGTTCCCGCCTTCCGAGACGAACACCTCCAGACCCTGGCCCAAACCCAAGGATGGACCCTCGACAGCGCAGGCCACTTGCATAGGGCAAATGGCCTGCGAGTGATGTGTTACCGAGATGCCTTTGCCGATATTCTGCACCACTGCGACCTGGTGATCGGCATGGCCGGTACCGCCGTCGAACAAGCCGTAGGGCTAGGTAAACCGGTCATCCAAATCATTGGCCCCGGGCCTCAGTTCACTTACCCCTTCGCCGAAGCCCAAATGCGGTTGCTGGGGCCTTCCGTGATCACCGTTGGCCGTCGCATGGCCACCCCACCATTACTACTACAGGCGGCAACCAAGGCAGTAGCCATCCTCAACGACGTGACCTATCGACAGCGCTGTCAGGATAATGGCAAAGAACGAGTGGGGCCGCCGGGGGGCTCTCGTCATATCGCCCAACAACTCTTGAGCCAACTTAGCTATCCCAGCTAATCACTGCGCCTCATGTTGCGCAAACGCCGACGTTGCCGATGCTTGGCAATTTCCTTTCGCTTGCGCTTCTCGCCAGGCGTCTCAAAATGGCGGTTCTTCTTCATGTCGGCAAAGATACCAGCCTTAGAAACTTTGCGTTTAAAGCGGCGCAGGACAGATTCCAGTTGTTCATTTTCCCCAACGACCACTTGGGCCATTCAGCGTCCTCCTCGTCTAACTAAACGTTACAAACTGACCATGCGGTTGTCCTACCTTCCCTGGGCTGATGACCTCCAGTGTCCCTTAGGGTTAATACCGAGGGGAGGCATCACGGCTATCTTTGTCTCGCCAGCCCCTATTGCCAGACGGCTTGCGTTCAGTCCGGGGGCGGGCCTTATTGACCTTTAGAGTCCGGCCCATCCATTCGGAGCCGTCGAGATCATTAATCGCCGCAGTTTCATCGGCTTCCTGCTCCATTTCAACGAAAGCAAATCCGCGCATCCGGCCAGTCTCGCGGTCAACCGGCATCTGCACGCGTTTGACGGAGCCATATTCGGCAAAGACGCCGCTCAAATCGGCCTCTGTCGCATCATAGGACAGATTGCCCACATAAACAGTCATGACTTACCTCTCAAGTCAAATAGCACCTAGAGATTGAATGTCGGAGGTAAGCCAGCTCACTAAGGCTAACTAACAGGAGACCCCTGTCGTCGCTAGTGGACACTCAGCCACCGATGTCTACTCTAGACTCCATAATAACGTTCCTCTCAGGCAAGGGTGCATTCTATTTTCCCCCTACCCAGGCTGGCCAATTTCCCGTATGCTCCTAGTTGCGTTGAGACACGGATGGCCATGCTAGATCTGACTGGAAAAAATGCCCTGGTGACTGGGATTGCCAATAATCGCTCCATTGCTTGGGGGATTGCCCAACAGCTGCATCAGGCCGGGGCCAATCTAGGCGTTACCTACTTGCCGGATGACAAAGGCAAGATGCAAAAGAAGGTCGGAGATTTGGTGGCGCCATTGCAGCCTTCTCTATTCCTGCCCTGCAATGTGCAAGACGAGTCGCAAGTGGAGGCCGTGTTTAACTCTGTCCAGGAGGCTTGGGGACGTCTCGATATTTTAGTACACTGCCTGGCCTTTGCTAATCGGGATGACTTGACCGGAGACTTTAGCAATA
This portion of the Halomicronema hongdechloris C2206 genome encodes:
- a CDS encoding lipid-A-disaccharide synthase-related protein; the protein is MPKRLLFLSNGHGEDLNASLVLAALRQLAPEVDVAALPIVGEGQAYQQLGVPIIGPTQQLPSGGFLYINVLRLLNPCNWQRDLNPINLVRDLFSGLISLTWGQLQAVRRYGRHCDLVLATGDVVPILFAYLTGRPFVAFLVSMSSYYEGRLKLPWLAQACLRSHRCRLILTRDAFTAKDLQRRGMGKARFAGYPIMDVLQPTGRSLKRQPGMATIALLPGSRLPEAHHNFALQLKLCDAIVTQYGTVQFEAALVPAFRDEHLQTLAQTQGWTLDSAGHLHRANGLRVMCYRDAFADILHHCDLVIGMAGTAVEQAVGLGKPVIQIIGPGPQFTYPFAEAQMRLLGPSVITVGRRMATPPLLLQAATKAVAILNDVTYRQRCQDNGKERVGPPGGSRHIAQQLLSQLSYPS
- a CDS encoding glycosyltransferase, with protein sequence MRTLYFLLPGTYGRFACGGLWAELKTLNLAQQICTAAVVTYRQREKDTLFLEDVLARSELEDVIFVLSWGFDVPKLARQLRSHHTIYHAHSTGYGFRLPATVPIITVSRNTLGYWGQQSPQALLYYLPNLISHEFQNRHQPRDIDVLVQVRKSSEYLLKQLVPALQDQCNLVLLDGYVADLADLFNRSHLYLYDSAEYWAQARLTEGFGLPPLEAMACGCQVFSSVNSSLADYLDPGFNSYKIAGCSVDYDVARIRQALTSPTRLGLTETDLAPYRFQALVHRLEVILQDINHFFDGHYSLTIAPLTARRLLRLRWQRTLAKLQQRLQGL
- a CDS encoding LysR family transcriptional regulator translates to MLPTKLKLSQLRALVAVAEAGNFSEAALRLEITQSTVSHAISTLEDELGVVLLQRGRHGAQLTPVGANITAHAQQVLKLLDSIVSEADHSKGLQGGTVRIAAFRSVATHLLPVAIARLHSRYPNITVTITELDELYQLRRHLQQGHVDICVAEMLCGDEFETVHILEDEYVALLPPDSGLRDAQLTLETLRGLPLIASTHNSCYSRIQEQLQKMENTLKVCYRIRQDSTMTSMVKQGLGIAILPRLAAEPVPEGVQVCRLPLPVYRPIGASLLRDALHTPAVYAFLDALKETNDLNQQQAV
- the bioF gene encoding 8-amino-7-oxononanoate synthase — its product is MGTPYAWLEKALATIHRADWYRSLRPIEGKPGPVVQRDGRAVINFASNDYLGLAADPRLAAAAIAAIHDYGTGSTGSRLLSGHRPLHRQLEAAIATLKQTDDALVFSSGYLANLGTITALVGQRDLIMADQYNHSSLKQGARLSGATVIDYGHNDTAALQHHLNHHRQHHRRCLILTDSVFSMDGDICPLPALLDLAATYDSMVMIDEAHGTGVLGPRGAGVVDHFGCTGAPLIQMGTLSKALGSLGGYVAGSASLIDFLRNRAASWIYTTGLTPADTAAALAALDIVAAEPERRQQLWRNVDYLKQRLGQQVVDGPEAGVGMQLLPSDSPILCLTVPDAATAVALAAELQTHGCYVSAVRPPTAPTSRLRLTVMASHALPQLEHLVQALSHCWLQH
- a CDS encoding RNA recognition motif domain-containing protein — its product is MTVYVGNLSYDATEADLSGVFAEYGSVKRVQMPVDRETGRMRGFAFVEMEQEADETAAINDLDGSEWMGRTLKVNKARPRTERKPSGNRGWRDKDSRDASPRY
- a CDS encoding ABC transporter permease; amino-acid sequence: MTVDAEHRLVRPGRHRRTIRTPLQTLWRDSLTVFWGDWLELRVRIPQVAASGLVSPLIYILAFGLGLGNAIDRVSTPSAGDSYLEFILPGMVALSSMVISFGGTTFSICGDRLFTKTFEEMLLYPVHPLALYLGKMMAGVVRGMLTAGSVILVAVVFTGQPGSFLHPLFLLLLVLNCAVFAGLGVIVGLNVKSLESVGLFNNFLIVPMSFLGGTFFDPASLPMVLKGIVYVLPLTYTTIGLRAAAYRPLAEFPWYSFPVLLAVAIALAAVGAYQFSHQQD
- a CDS encoding cofactor assembly of complex C subunit B; its protein translation is MASPDPNRVLRYLPFGVGILGSSLLLLNRLSTPTLTASQARSDVVGIILSAVLILTGLLWQRVQPVPPDRVVLQGEEGFELRQELPDAIKTELAWASHLLLTNTVTRSVVIYYEGQVLMRRGILGPKAEVSPGSIVQRVLQTGKAVYLVNLALYPGRVEFDYLPPNSQGVICQPMGRGVMILAANAPRSYTKQDERWIEGLADKVGNTLDTPWPHPKQH
- a CDS encoding lipid-A-disaccharide synthase-related protein; the protein is MRAKGLVPYRYGRCHWWERARPMARLRSPILGPTQSLPSGGFIYMDGRQLARDLRGGLASLAWRQLQALWQWRSHGDYVLAIGDVVPLAAAWGSGLSYGFVGTAKSEYFLRDERGPLPQRPWFEGWSGSVYLPWERWLMGHTRCRIACVRDQLTAQWLRRWAIPAVYAGNPMMDNLHPHAATLTRLTTHWPDHPDALTLVLLPGSRAPEAMENWRQMVRAVAVILQHFPGRSLRFLGAIAPDLPLEPLQQALTAAHWSPVTDQPYPTYTQGQGWLRLSQDAYAACLHLADVGIAMAGTATEQCAGLGKPVITFPGNGPQFTRSFADTQARLLGPSILYVEHPDAVAPALATLLQHPERLQDIRANGLRRMGTAGAAQHIATLSCTST
- a CDS encoding D-alanyl-D-alanine carboxypeptidase; its protein translation is MVSRRVWDNPVFNVGLVSLLFGNVSAQPLRPTRLTSVELVPPWQQSAWVARLTAPDPAVEALVQSHVDQWIAQGLSASAQGIWIQTGDTVIAQHQGHVPLAAASLTKLATTLAALTTWDPTHGFTTRIGWTGPVENGVLRGDLIIQAGGDPLFVWEEAFALGNTMAEMGIRRIAGDLRIQGNFSMNFTADASRSGQLLRQAWMPSQWPAEARQQFATLPAGTAKPAIPIQGDVRVESMGQGDAADLWRLSHRSLPLVALLKAMNIYSNNVMADQMATAVGGPQALQQAVVAHAGVPAAEVRLVNGSGLGEANQLSARAVVAILQAIQDQLQADGFALPDVLPMAGQDQGTLSGRQLPGDAAVKTGSLAQVSSLAGIFSSQRRGWVWFAILNRGSDLETLRQQQDQLVLDVQAQWGQVPAGVAGQERVRLNQDPYRLGDPRRIQPL
- the rpsU gene encoding 30S ribosomal protein S21; its protein translation is MAQVVVGENEQLESVLRRFKRKVSKAGIFADMKKNRHFETPGEKRKRKEIAKHRQRRRLRNMRRSD